From Dechloromonas sp. A34:
CACGGCGCGCCGCAACTGGGGCAAGGTGCTGGCGGTGTTCCGGACGCCGCGCCAGTTCGCCATGCTCGCCCTCGCCGCGCTGCTGGTCGGCAGTAACTGGCTGATGTTTCTGTGGGCGGTGGCCAACCAGCAGGTGGTCGCCTCCAGCCTCGGTTATTTCCTGACGCCGCTGATCAATGTGCTGCTCGGCCTGGTCGTCCTGAAGGAACGCCTGAACCGCCTGGAATGGATTTCCGTCGCATTCGCGGTCGCCGCCATTGGCAATGAGGTCATCGCCCTCGGCGGCCTGCCCTGGGTCTCGCTGTTCCTCGCCGCCACCTTCGGCACCTACGGCCTGGTCCGCAAGCAGGTGCCGGTCGACGCCCTGTCCGGTCTGTGGCTGGAAACCCTGGCCATGCTGCCGGTCTGTGCGATTTACGCGCTGTGGATGGCGCAGACCGGCCACCAGGTATTTGCCGCCCACGACCTGACGACCGCCGCCCTGCTGGTCGGCGCTGGCATCATCACCGCCGTGCCGCTGATGGCCTTTGCCGCGGCTACCCAGCGCCTCGACCTGGCGACCGTCGGCATGCTGATGTACATCAACCCGACCCTGCAGTTCGCGACGGCGGTATGGATTTTCGGCGAACCGCTACAGACGGTCCGTCTGGTCAGTTTCGCGCTGATCTGGAGCGGCCTGTTCGTCTTCAGCTGGAGCGCCTGGCGCAAATACCGAAAACCAGCCTGACGGCACAGTCACGGGCCGTGATGAAAAATGTCAATGCTATAAATTTGGCATTTTTCGGAGTTACAATCCGCGACACTGGACATTTCAGGGACATTCGTCATGCGCTTCTTGACGCACAGCCTCATCGCCGCCGCGGCAATCGTCGCCGCCATCT
This genomic window contains:
- the rarD gene encoding EamA family transporter RarD, translating into MNARNPLAGIAFGLLAYGIWGFFPLFFRQLSHLSPMDVLSNRAVWAFVFVALLLTARRNWGKVLAVFRTPRQFAMLALAALLVGSNWLMFLWAVANQQVVASSLGYFLTPLINVLLGLVVLKERLNRLEWISVAFAVAAIGNEVIALGGLPWVSLFLAATFGTYGLVRKQVPVDALSGLWLETLAMLPVCAIYALWMAQTGHQVFAAHDLTTAALLVGAGIITAVPLMAFAAATQRLDLATVGMLMYINPTLQFATAVWIFGEPLQTVRLVSFALIWSGLFVFSWSAWRKYRKPA